A DNA window from Hydrogenophaga taeniospiralis contains the following coding sequences:
- a CDS encoding DUF2892 domain-containing protein yields the protein MTVERYIRVMAGFFVMLSLALGIEGSPIFVSPWFLAFTGFVGFNLFQSGFTGFCPPGILLRKLGVPEGNGGSCGTGKCN from the coding sequence ATGACTGTTGAACGTTACATCCGCGTCATGGCCGGTTTTTTTGTCATGTTGTCGCTGGCCCTGGGCATCGAGGGCAGCCCGATTTTTGTCAGCCCCTGGTTCCTGGCCTTCACCGGCTTCGTCGGCTTCAACCTGTTCCAGTCCGGCTTCACCGGCTTCTGCCCGCCCGGCATCCTGCTGCGCAAGCTCGGCGTGCCCGAAGGCAACGGCGGCTCGTGCGGCACGGGCAAGTGCAACTGA
- a CDS encoding efflux RND transporter permease subunit: MNSSQELSVVEKLGFSGSVARAFQANAITPLLALVALLLGLFAVLVTPREEEPQINVTMANVIIPFPGASSADVEKMVAAPAEHVLSQIQGIEHSYSVARPGVAVLTVQFQVGVPRTEALVRLYDVLNANQDWLPQGLGVLSPIVKPKGIDDVPVLAATLWTKDAQSAMDLERVAHAVETELKRVPGTREVVTIGGPGRAVHVWLEPARLRERGVSVQALQGAIASANQAMPSGSVVNPSPAAGEPGMLSVETGEFLQNAQDVGDIVVGVNNGRPIYLREVARVEAGAQLPQRYVWFTPGAADAAHAGQQGQNHPAVTITVTKKPGENAVDVAAGVRERLDNLKNTVIPDEVEVAITRDYGETAAAKANKLIQKLIFATGSVIVLVGLALGRREAIIVGAAVILTLTATLFASWAWGFTLNRVSLFALIFSIGILVDDAIVVVENIHRHRMLTPHDPLTVIIPRAVDEVGGPTILATFTVIAALLPMAFVTGLMGPYMSPIPINASMGMAISLAIAFTVTPWLALKLTKTGEGHAAHGPGKITRTLQSTFTRILTPLLQSAKKRWLLAAGIAGALLLSVSLALVPSSFVGVVLKMLPFDNKSEYQVVVDMPAGTPLEGTTAALQDMTAYLTAQPEVANVQGYAGTASPITFNGLVRQYYLRAEAEGGDLQVNLIDAHARSEQSHAIAQRHRPALEQIAATHGARVKVVEVPPGPPVMSPIVAEVYGPDQAGRAELAQRVAQAYQATPDIVGVDTSLKEHAPRAFLRIQRQRAESLGIPVQVIAQTVYAALSGSDAAYLHDGHAKFAVPVRLQLPLDQQVGLDALLALPLKAANGAMVPLSELVTVERGVIDQPRYTKDMLPVTYVFGDMAGSLDSPLYGLFGIRSSMDKAALPNTGELGEYWISQPQDPYRQYAVKWDGEWQITFETFRDMGAAYGVGLILIYLLVVAQFKSYLTPLIIMAPIPLTIIGVMPGHALLNAQYTATSMIGMIALAGIIVRNSILLVDFIELETKRGVPFAEAVVQSAAVRAQPIALTGLAAMMGAFFILDDPIFNGLAVSLIFGIAVSTLLTLVVIPVLYYAVYRRRFG; encoded by the coding sequence ATGAACTCCTCTCAAGAACTCTCTGTTGTCGAGAAGCTCGGCTTCTCCGGCTCCGTGGCGCGGGCCTTCCAGGCCAACGCCATCACGCCGCTGCTGGCGCTGGTCGCGCTGCTGTTGGGCCTGTTCGCCGTGCTGGTCACGCCGCGCGAGGAAGAGCCGCAGATCAACGTGACCATGGCCAACGTGATCATCCCCTTCCCCGGCGCATCGAGTGCCGACGTGGAGAAGATGGTCGCCGCGCCGGCCGAACACGTGCTCTCGCAGATCCAGGGCATCGAACACAGCTATTCGGTGGCGCGCCCAGGCGTGGCGGTGCTGACGGTGCAGTTCCAGGTCGGCGTGCCGCGCACCGAGGCGCTGGTGCGCCTGTACGACGTGCTCAACGCCAACCAGGACTGGCTGCCCCAGGGCCTGGGCGTGCTCAGCCCCATCGTCAAGCCCAAGGGCATCGACGACGTGCCGGTGCTCGCGGCCACGCTGTGGACGAAAGACGCACAGAGCGCGATGGACCTGGAGCGGGTGGCGCACGCGGTGGAAACCGAGCTCAAGCGCGTGCCGGGCACGCGCGAGGTGGTCACCATCGGCGGCCCCGGCCGTGCGGTGCACGTGTGGCTGGAGCCGGCCCGGCTGCGCGAGCGCGGCGTGAGCGTGCAGGCGCTGCAGGGCGCGATCGCCTCGGCCAATCAGGCCATGCCCTCGGGTTCGGTGGTCAACCCCAGCCCCGCCGCGGGCGAGCCCGGCATGCTGTCGGTGGAGACCGGCGAGTTCCTGCAGAACGCCCAGGACGTGGGTGACATCGTGGTCGGCGTGAACAACGGGCGACCCATCTATCTGCGCGAAGTGGCGCGGGTGGAAGCCGGCGCGCAGCTGCCGCAGCGCTACGTGTGGTTCACGCCCGGCGCCGCCGACGCGGCCCACGCCGGCCAACAAGGCCAGAACCACCCGGCCGTGACCATCACCGTGACCAAGAAGCCCGGCGAGAACGCGGTTGACGTGGCCGCCGGCGTGCGCGAGCGGCTGGACAACCTGAAAAACACGGTGATCCCGGACGAGGTGGAAGTCGCCATCACGCGCGACTACGGCGAAACCGCCGCGGCCAAGGCCAACAAGCTGATCCAGAAGCTCATCTTCGCCACCGGCAGCGTGATCGTCCTGGTGGGGCTGGCGCTGGGCCGGCGCGAGGCCATCATCGTCGGCGCGGCGGTGATCCTCACGCTCACCGCCACGCTGTTCGCCAGCTGGGCCTGGGGCTTCACGCTCAACCGCGTCTCGCTGTTCGCGCTCATCTTCTCCATCGGCATCCTGGTGGACGACGCCATCGTGGTGGTGGAAAACATCCACCGCCACCGCATGCTCACGCCGCACGATCCGCTCACGGTGATCATCCCGCGCGCGGTCGACGAAGTGGGCGGCCCCACCATCCTCGCCACCTTCACCGTCATCGCGGCGTTGCTGCCCATGGCCTTCGTGACCGGTCTGATGGGCCCGTACATGAGCCCGATCCCGATCAACGCGAGCATGGGCATGGCGATCTCGCTGGCCATCGCCTTCACCGTCACGCCCTGGCTCGCACTCAAATTGACCAAGACCGGTGAAGGCCACGCCGCCCACGGCCCCGGCAAGATCACGCGCACGCTGCAAAGCACTTTCACGCGCATCCTCACGCCGCTGCTGCAGAGTGCCAAGAAGCGCTGGCTGCTGGCCGCCGGCATCGCCGGGGCGCTGCTGCTCTCGGTGAGCCTGGCGCTGGTGCCCAGCTCCTTCGTGGGCGTGGTGCTCAAGATGCTGCCCTTCGACAACAAGAGCGAGTACCAGGTGGTGGTGGACATGCCCGCCGGCACGCCGCTCGAAGGCACCACCGCCGCGCTGCAGGACATGACGGCCTACCTCACCGCCCAGCCCGAGGTGGCCAATGTGCAGGGCTACGCCGGCACCGCCAGCCCCATCACCTTCAACGGTCTGGTGCGCCAGTACTACCTGCGCGCCGAAGCCGAAGGCGGCGACCTGCAGGTGAACCTGATCGACGCGCACGCCCGCAGCGAACAGAGCCACGCCATCGCGCAGCGCCACCGCCCCGCGCTGGAGCAGATCGCGGCCACCCACGGCGCGCGCGTGAAGGTGGTGGAAGTGCCGCCCGGCCCGCCGGTGATGTCGCCCATCGTCGCCGAGGTCTATGGCCCCGACCAGGCGGGCCGCGCCGAACTCGCGCAGCGCGTGGCCCAGGCCTACCAGGCCACGCCCGACATCGTCGGCGTGGACACCTCGCTCAAGGAACACGCGCCGCGCGCCTTCCTGCGCATCCAGCGCCAGCGCGCCGAGTCGCTGGGCATTCCGGTGCAGGTGATCGCGCAGACCGTGTACGCCGCGCTCTCGGGCTCGGACGCGGCCTACCTGCACGACGGCCACGCCAAGTTCGCGGTGCCGGTGCGGCTGCAGTTGCCGCTGGACCAGCAGGTCGGCCTCGATGCGTTGCTGGCCTTGCCCCTGAAGGCGGCCAACGGCGCCATGGTGCCGCTCTCCGAGCTGGTGACGGTGGAGCGCGGCGTGATCGACCAGCCGCGCTACACCAAAGACATGCTGCCCGTGACCTATGTGTTCGGCGACATGGCGGGCTCGCTGGACTCGCCGCTCTACGGTCTGTTCGGCATCCGCTCGTCCATGGACAAAGCCGCGCTGCCCAACACCGGCGAACTGGGCGAGTACTGGATCAGCCAGCCCCAGGACCCGTACCGCCAGTACGCGGTGAAGTGGGACGGCGAGTGGCAGATCACCTTCGAGACCTTCCGCGACATGGGCGCGGCCTACGGCGTCGGCCTGATCCTGATCTACCTGCTGGTGGTGGCGCAGTTCAAGAGCTACCTCACGCCGCTGATCATCATGGCGCCGATCCCGCTGACCATCATCGGCGTCATGCCGGGCCACGCCCTGCTGAACGCGCAGTACACGGCGACCAGCATGATCGGCATGATCGCGCTGGCCGGCATCATCGTGCGCAACTCCATCCTGCTGGTGGACTTCATCGAGCTGGAAACGAAGCGCGGCGTGCCCTTTGCCGAAGCCGTGGTGCAGTCCGCCGCGGTGCGCGCCCAGCCGATCGCGCTGACCGGCCTGGCCGCCATGATGGGCGCCTTCTTCATCCTCGACGACCCGATCTTCAACGGCCTGGCCGTGTCGCTGATCTTCGGTATCGCGGTGTCCACGCTGCTCACGCTGGTGGTGATCCCGGTGTTGTATTACGCGGTGTACCGCCGGAGGTTCGGATGA
- the alr gene encoding alanine racemase codes for MPRPILATVHPEALRHNLNQARERAPDARVWAVVKANAYGHGIERVFEALRSADGFALLDLAEAERLRALDWRGPILLLEGVFEPRDLELCSRLHLWHAVHCNEQIDWLAAHKTQVPHRVFLKLNSGMNRLGFAPGAFRAAWARLNALPQVEEISLMTHFSDADGPRGIAHQVAAFEAATADLPGERTLCNSAAILRHARSPLRGDGATTLAADWVREGIALYGGAPDHPEHTAAGWNLQPTMTLSSRIIGTQQLQPGDTVGYGSAFAVEAPMRVGVVACGYADGYPRHAPTGTPVLVAGVRTRVLGRVSMDMIAVDLSPLDAAGVPCGIGAEVVLWGVSATGAALPVDEVAAAAGTISYELLCAVAARVPFALV; via the coding sequence ATGCCCCGCCCCATCCTCGCCACCGTCCACCCCGAGGCCCTGCGCCACAACCTGAACCAGGCCCGCGAGCGCGCGCCCGACGCCCGCGTCTGGGCGGTGGTCAAGGCCAACGCCTACGGCCACGGCATCGAGCGCGTGTTCGAGGCCCTGCGCAGCGCCGACGGCTTTGCCCTGCTGGACCTGGCCGAGGCCGAGCGCCTGCGCGCGCTGGACTGGCGCGGCCCCATCCTGCTGCTCGAAGGCGTGTTCGAACCGCGCGACCTGGAGCTGTGCTCGCGCCTGCATCTGTGGCACGCGGTGCATTGCAACGAGCAGATCGACTGGCTGGCGGCGCACAAGACCCAGGTGCCGCACCGCGTCTTCCTCAAGCTCAACAGCGGCATGAACCGCCTGGGCTTCGCGCCCGGCGCCTTCCGCGCCGCCTGGGCCCGGCTCAACGCGCTGCCCCAGGTGGAAGAAATCTCGCTCATGACCCACTTCAGCGACGCCGACGGACCGCGCGGCATCGCCCACCAGGTGGCTGCGTTCGAGGCCGCTACCGCCGACCTGCCGGGTGAACGCACGCTGTGCAACAGCGCGGCGATCCTGCGCCACGCCCGCTCGCCCCTGCGTGGCGACGGCGCGACCACGCTCGCGGCCGACTGGGTGCGCGAAGGCATCGCGCTCTACGGCGGCGCGCCCGACCACCCCGAGCACACCGCGGCCGGCTGGAACCTGCAGCCGACCATGACCCTGTCCAGCCGGATCATCGGCACGCAGCAGCTGCAGCCGGGCGACACCGTGGGCTACGGCTCGGCCTTCGCCGTCGAAGCCCCCATGCGGGTGGGCGTGGTGGCCTGCGGCTACGCCGACGGCTACCCGCGCCACGCGCCCACCGGAACGCCGGTGCTGGTGGCGGGCGTGCGCACCCGGGTGCTGGGCCGCGTCAGCATGGACATGATCGCGGTCGACCTGTCACCGCTGGACGCGGCCGGCGTGCCCTGCGGGATCGGGGCCGAGGTGGTGCTGTGGGGCGTCTCGGCGACGGGCGCGGCGCTGCCGGTGGACGAGGTGGCCGCCGCCGCCGGCACGATCTCGTACGAGCTGCTGTGCGCCGTGGCGGCCCGGGTGCCTTTTGCACTGGTGTAA
- a CDS encoding efflux RND transporter periplasmic adaptor subunit, translating to MPARSPRSLFQPLNATAPAPARGWPAPRRAVWGALSLALVAGAALLGAAGVRAAGEAAAPAGPQVPVMAVGAQAVGAGFLIDGNLQAVRQSVLSAQASGRIATLSVKAGDPVKAGQVLAVIDDRATQAGVAQAQAGFAQADANLANAKAAYERSRDLRAQGFLAQAALDTAQAQYRAAQAGAAAARAGQTQASVAQGFTRLTAPYDGWVLQTHAEAGALALPGTPVLTVYAPQPIRAVVHVPASQQALALQAQRIEVQLPGTGQWVLPAAKTSLPAADPVSQTVEWRLDLSTADGANQVPGRQVRVRFVGGQGQPGDQRLLVPESALLRRGELTGVYVVATRGEGQPAGFALRAVRTGASHGEAGVEVLAGLKSGDRVALDPVRAGLSGAQPAARPE from the coding sequence ATGCCCGCCCGTTCCCCCCGCTCCCTGTTTCAGCCTCTCAACGCCACCGCGCCGGCACCGGCGCGCGGCTGGCCTGCGCCGCGCCGCGCCGTCTGGGGCGCGCTCTCGCTCGCCCTGGTCGCGGGCGCTGCCCTGCTGGGCGCGGCGGGTGTGCGTGCGGCGGGCGAGGCTGCGGCGCCCGCCGGCCCGCAGGTGCCGGTCATGGCGGTGGGCGCCCAGGCGGTGGGAGCGGGCTTTCTGATCGACGGCAACCTGCAGGCGGTGCGCCAGAGCGTGCTCTCGGCCCAGGCGTCGGGCCGCATCGCCACGTTGTCGGTGAAAGCCGGCGACCCGGTGAAGGCCGGCCAGGTGCTGGCCGTGATCGACGACCGCGCCACCCAGGCCGGCGTGGCCCAGGCCCAGGCGGGCTTCGCCCAGGCCGATGCGAACCTGGCCAACGCCAAGGCGGCCTACGAGCGCTCGCGCGATCTGCGCGCCCAGGGCTTTTTGGCCCAGGCCGCGCTGGACACGGCGCAGGCCCAGTACCGGGCCGCCCAGGCCGGCGCCGCCGCCGCCCGCGCCGGCCAGACCCAGGCCAGCGTGGCCCAGGGCTTCACGCGCCTGACCGCGCCGTACGACGGCTGGGTGTTGCAGACACACGCCGAGGCCGGTGCGCTGGCGCTGCCCGGCACCCCGGTGCTCACGGTCTACGCGCCGCAGCCGATCCGCGCCGTGGTGCACGTGCCCGCCTCGCAGCAGGCGCTGGCGCTGCAGGCACAGCGCATCGAGGTGCAATTGCCCGGTACCGGGCAGTGGGTGCTGCCCGCCGCCAAGACCAGCCTGCCGGCGGCCGACCCGGTGTCGCAGACCGTGGAATGGCGGCTTGACCTGAGCACGGCCGACGGCGCCAACCAGGTGCCCGGCCGCCAGGTGCGGGTGCGTTTCGTGGGCGGCCAGGGCCAGCCCGGCGACCAGCGCCTGCTGGTGCCCGAGTCGGCGCTGCTGCGCCGCGGCGAACTCACCGGTGTGTACGTGGTGGCCACCCGGGGCGAAGGCCAGCCGGCCGGTTTTGCGCTGCGCGCGGTGCGCACGGGGGCTTCGCACGGCGAGGCCGGTGTCGAGGTCCTGGCGGGCTTGAAATCCGGCGACCGCGTGGCGCTCGACCCGGTGCGCGCCGGTCTGTCGGGCGCACAGCCCGCCGCGAGGCCGGAATGA